Genomic window (Polaribacter batillariae):
GAGAGTGTAACCATCAAAGGAATTCCGGTTTCAGTAACCGAAAGTAAAATTACCATCATTTTAGAAGAATTGTTAAACGACATCGATTTAGAAGTTCCAGATGCCAGTTTTAGTCATTTTGATGTGATGGCGAAATCGTTTGCCAAAACATTATCTATAAAAACAGGTACATTATTATCGGAAAAAGAGCAAGAAGGTTTGGTTAACGACTTGTTTTCTTGTAAAGAACCAACCATTTCGCCTTTTGGAAAAGCAACATTTAAAACATTAACATTACACGAAATTGATCATTTATTTAATAGTTAAAAATGAATAACAGAATTACAGATACAATTAAACATCTAATAATAATTAATGTTATTTTCTTTATTGCTGTAAAAGTAGTTGGGTTAAACCTTTATGACCAATTGGCAATTTGGTTTCCAGAAAACGATCATTTTAAAGTTTGGCAAGTATTTACTCATATGTTTATGCATCATCCTACTTTTTATTTACATATTATAATGAATATGTTTGGTTTGTGGATGTTTGGTACTCCTTTAGAACAAAAATGGGGAAAGAAAAAATTCTTGTTTTTCTATTTTTCTGCAGGTCTAGGCGCTGTATTATTACCATGGGCTATCGATTTTTATCAATTTAATTCTTTAGTTGAAAAATTAGTTGCTAATGGGTTTAATAAATTAGAAGTTTTATCAATTTTAAATGAGGGAAAATACAACACAGGTTGGGAAAATATATTATCATCTCAAGGTTTAGATACACTAACAACAATATTTTATACTAAAAGTGTTGGGGCTTCTGGTGCTATTATGGGATTATTAGCTGCTTTTGGAATTAATTTTCCTGACTCTAAACTTGCCTTAATTTTTCTACCAATTCCTATTGCTGCAAAATATTTTATTCCTGTTCTATTAGGTTATGAAATGTTATCTGGAATTTTTGGTTGGTCTTCTGTTTTTGGTATTAATGTAGCTCACTTTGCACACTTAGGTGGTGCTATTGTTGGAGGTTTAATCGCTTGGTATTGGAAAAAAAATCAATTTAAAATAAATTAATGAGTATTATAAACGACATAAAATCGCGTTATAAAGGTGGCAATATTGTAGAAAAACTTATCTATATTAATATTGCTGTTTTTGTTATCACATTACTAATTAGTATTTTACAAGGATTGTATAATAATGAAGGTAATTTTATTGTAGAATGGTTTTCTTTAGATGACGACTACAACACTTTATTTATAAAACCTTGGACCATTATTTCTTATGGTTTTTTGCACGGAGGTTTTATTCATATTTTATTTAATTTAATAGCGCTTTATTTTATCGGTAATTTATTTATCCAATATTTTACACAAAAACAATTGTTAAATTTCTATTTATTAGGAACTCTTTCTGGCGGAATATTGTATGTTTTTAGTCAAAATTATTTTCCGATTTTCGAAGGAAAATCTTCTTATTTAGTTGGAGCTTCCGCAGGAATTTCAGCCATTTTTATAGGAATTGCTACTTATATGCCTAATTATCAATTAAAAATTCCTTTAATCGGTTTTATAAAGGTTTGGCATTTGGCAGCAATTTGGGTGGGTTTCGATATTTTAGGTTTAATTGGCGACAATGCTGGTGGTAATTTTGCGCATTTAGGTGGCAGTTTGTTTGGTTTTTTATACGTTTATAAAGCAAGTAATAAAGAACTAAATCTTTGGGGTAGCATTTCTTCTTGGTTCGAAAAGAAAGAAAAGCCTTTAAAAACGGTTCATAAATCTGGAAATAAAAAACAACAAAAATCAAAAAATAATACCCCAAACCAACAACAAATTGATGCAATTTTAGATAAGATTAGCAAATCTGGTTACGACACGTTAACCAAATCTGAAAAAGAATTTTTATTTAAACAAGGCAAAAGATAACATGAAAAACTTATCCTTTATAGACAAGATTTTCTATTTATTAAATTCGCTGCTAGCAACTTTATTGTTACTATCTTATTTGTTGCCCTTTATTTCTCCAAGTACAATTCCGTTTTTTGCAGTTTTAAGTCTTTTTGTGCCTGTTTTAATTATTATAAACCTTGTTTTCTTTGTTTATTGGTTAATTAAATTGAAAAAACAAGCCTTTTTATCTGCATTTGTTTTAATAATTGGCTGGTTTTCTTCACCACCTTTTTATAAAATTTCAAGTAGAAGCTCGTCTTTAAACAGCGATGTAAAAGTAATGAGTTACAATGTAAAAGCATTTGATTTATTTACCAACAAAAAAAATGATGCCGAAACCGAAAATACTGGTTTTACTTTCATTAAAGATAAAGACCCCGATATTTTAGCAATTCAAGAATATTATCAATCTACAAAAATACTTCTTTCTTATCCTTATAAATTTATCAAAAGAAAAAACGACAAAGGAAAATTCGGAATGGCAATTTATTCGAAATATAAAATTGTAAACTCTGGATCTTTAGATTTTAAAAACACCTCTAATAATATTATTTATGCTGATGTTGTAAAGCAAAAAGACACCATTCGTGTGTATAATTTGCATTTAGAGTCGTTAAGAATTAAACCGAATGAAGAAAATTTTGGACAAGAAAATTCTGAGAAATTACTAAAAAGAGTAACCAATTCTTTTAAAAAACAAGTCGAACAAACCAACTTATTTTTAACGCACGAACAACAATGGAAAGGCAAAAAAATTATTTGTGGCGATTTTAACAACACTGCTTATTCTTGGGTGTACAACCAAATTACAAAGAGTAAAAAAGATGCCTTTACAGAGGCAGGCCAAGGTTTAGGGAAAACATTTAATTATTGGTTTCCTATGAGAATCGATTTTATTTTAACGGACGAAAATGCGATTGTAAATCAATTTAAATCTTTTTCCGAAAAATTTTCTGACCACTTTCCTATTCAAGCAAAAATTAATTGGAAATAATTATACCATTTACCATTTGAAAATCCTGTAATAAATCGCCTTTTTTTCCTTTCTAACCTGAGTTCGATTAATAAATTGTCAACTGATTAGACTTTACAGTCTGATATTTTATAGCAGGTTTTTTTGGTAAAAAGCTATATGCAATAAGACCTGCGATTATGTTTGACAAGAAATTAGTAAAACTTCTATGTCTAGAATGTTCAATTTGACAAATATTTTTGAGTTCGTCATTTACGGTTTCAATAACAGAGCGTTTACGCAGTAAAATTTTATCACTCATTGTCATTAAAGAATTCTTCATATTGTTTTTAATATGAGTAATTAAATGCAATCCATCAGCAAAAAGTAACTGCATTAAATCTTTTCCAACATAACCTTTGTCCGCATATAACTTACCATAAATTTTATCTAAAAAAGACTTCTTTTTTAATGGCGTTCTATCATCAACATTAGCTTGGGTTATGCAGAAGTTTAGGATTTCACCTTTATCATTTATAACGATATGCAATTTAAAGCCATGGAACCATCCTATAGTGGATTTTCCAGTGGTTGCAATGCCTTTAAATACTTTATTATTCTTAATTCGTTTGGGGCTGCAAACTCTAACAGGTGTAGAATCTACAAAAGAAATACCCGTAGAATTACCTAAACAACATGTCTTTAAAAATAAAGTCATTGGCATGAGGTTTTGCTGCATGAGTTCTGTAAATCTATTGTATGAAACTGTAGCTGGGAAATCATCTTGCATATGCTTTTGCAAGTAATACACGTAAAAGTGTTTAAAGGTCCTAAAACCACTAAGCTGAAACAAAATGGTAATGGTAATTACCTCGCTATTTGACATAACACTGGGACGTTTTGATGGATTGCCTAAAAGGTGTTTACTGACTATTTGGTCATATTCTTTACAAAATTCATCAACAAGACAGAAAATTTCAGTAATTTTAGAGTAGATTATCATAGATAGATTTTTAGATTAATAAATTGAAATTCAATACTTTAATTTACTGAAAATCTATCTTTTTTACTAGAAAAAAATGCCTAAATTTTAATCGAACTCAGGTTTCTATTTCAAAATAAAAAAAACCGTAGCTAAGGCTATGCTTTCTTTTTCTTCTTTATATAAACGTGAGTTCGATTTAAAAAACACTGTTTATCAAATAGTTATGGCTTTTCTTCTTTAAAAAAACGACCATTTCGACCTCATGGAGAAATCTTAGACTAAGCATAAGATTTCTCAACTACACTGCGTTTCGTTCGAAATGATAATATACTGGTTTTTAAATAGATATTACGAATGTTATATCGAACTCACGTTAGAAAGAAAAAAATCATCAATTTCTTTTCCAATAATTTCAAACAATAACTGGTATAAACATGGTAAAAAATTAAACCTCTAAGTTCTTTTCAAACCCATATTCTCGTTCTACTTTACAAATTCGTAGCTGGTATTTTTTGTACCATTTTTCTCTTCCTAAACCTCTAGCTTCTGTGTGTTCGATGTTGTTTTTCCATGCGACAATATCTTCTAAAGTTTGCCAGTAAGAAACTGTAATTCCTATTTCGTTTCTTGCAGATTCTAGTCCTAAATACCCTTTTTGCTGTTTTGCTAAAAGTTCCATTTTCTTAGACATTTCCACATATCCAGAAATATCTTCAGTTAAAATAGTTGAGAAAATTACAGCATAATAAGTTGGAGTTAAGTGGTTTACCATCATAAAATTAATTGGTATTTTGTTTCTTTTAAATTGTTATCGTTCACAAACTCATCAACAACTATAAAATTACATTTCTTTAAGATTTTTGCAGATGCTATATTGTTATCAACCACATAACCAATTATTTTAGGTTTTTTTAATTTTTTACAATAAGAGATCAAACCTTTGCAAATTTCTAACCCAAAACCATTATTCCAATATTTTTCTAAAAAACGATAACCAATTTCATCATCTGCTCCATCTTTTACCAAAGCAACTGTACCTACAAATTCTTTACGAAGTTTGTTTTCGACTGCATAAATCCAAAAATTGTTATTTTTTTTATCGTACTTTTTAAGCAAATCGTTAAGTTCTTTTTTATTATCAAGAAAGTTTTTTACTTCTCCTGTAGCATATTTTAATACATTAGAATTGCTTTCTAACTCGTGAAAGCCTTCTAAATCATCAATAATTAGCTTTCTAACAATTAACCTTTCTGTTTCAAAAATCATGAATAAAATCGTACTTTTGTCAGTGCTAAATGTACAAGAATGAATGCAAAAAAAAAAGTTGCTTTTTACACTTTAGGATGCAAATTAAATTTTTCGGAAACTTCTACCATTGCTCGTAATTTTGTAAACGAAGGTTTCGAACGTGTAAATTTCGATACAAAAGCAGATGTTTACGTGATAAATACCTGTTCTGTTACAGATAATGCAGACAAGCGTTTTAAATCGATTGTAAAAAACGCTATAAAGAAAAACGATGAAGCATTTTTAATTGCTGTGGGTTGTTATGCGCAATTAAAACCAGAAGAATTAGCTAATGTAAATGGTGTTGACTTGGTTTTAGGAGCTACAGAAAAATTTAACGTGACCAGCTATATTAACGATTTAACAAAAAATGATGTTGGCGAAGTCTATTCTTGCGAAATTTCTAATGCCGATTTTTACGTAGGCTCCTACTCTATTGGCGACAGAACTCGCGCATTTTTAAAAGTACAAGATGGTTGCGATTACAAATGCACCTATTGTACCATTCCATTGGCAAGAGGAATTTCTAGAAGCGATACTTTAGAAAATGTAATTACCAATGCCAAAGAAATAGCATCCAAAGGAATTAAAGAAATTGTTTTAACAGGTGTAAATATTGGCGATTACGGAAAAGGCGAATTTGGTAACAAAAAACACGAACACACCTTTTTAGAGTTGGTAAAAGCATTAGATAAAGTCAATGGAATTCATAGACTTAGAATATCATCAATAGAACCCAATTTATTAAAAGACGAAACCATAGATTTTGTTTCGAAATCGAATTCTTTTGTACCACATTTTCATATTCCATTGCAGTCTGGAAGCGACGAGTTGTTAAAGAAAATGAAACGAAGATATTTGCGTAAAACTTATACAGATAGAGTTGCTAAGATTAAAGAAGTTATGCCAAATGCGTGTATTGGCGTAGATGTAATTGTAGGTTTTCCTGGTGAAACAGACGAACTTTTTCTAGAAACTTATAATTATTTAAACAACTTAGACATTTCTTATTTACATGTTTTTACCTATTCTGAAAGACCCAATACAGAAGCCATAAATATGGAAGGCGTAGTTGCAAAAAAAGTACGTGCCAAACGCAGCAAAATGTTACGAGGTTTGTCTGCCAAAAAAAGAAGAGCTTTTTATGAATCGCAGTTAGGAAATACGTTAATAGCACTTTTTGAAAGCGAGAATAAAGAAGGATATATTTATGGTTTTACAGAAAATTATGTAAAAGTAAAAACACCCTGGAACCCTAATTTGGTAAACACTTTACACACAATAACCCTTACAGAAATTGATGATGATGGTTTGGTAAGATTCAACTTTGCGAAAGAAAAAGCACTACTGTAAAACGCTATGAAAATTTATTCCATTTTAATATTCCTATTCATTTTAAGTTGTCATCAAGCTAAAAGTGTAAAAGAAAAAAACAACGAACAAAAACCGTCTGTTGGTAAAGAAGTGGAAGCTGTGAAACTAAAAAAAGAAATTTTATATACAAATTTGTTAGTTGTTTTAAAAAACCCCGAAGATTTTAATAAAATTAAAACCGAGTTAAAAAACAGCAATTTATCTATCGACAAAATAATTGCTAACAACAAAACTTACAAAGCCGTAACTGTAAAAGTTCCTGCAGATAAAACTTCTTTTTGGATTGATAATTTTACTAAAACGGGTAATTTTTCTTCGGTTGAAATAAATACCGAAACTGCTTTAAAGAAAGTTAATTACTTCTCTAAAAAAAGATTGGTAAGCGTTGTAAAAACGCCTTGTTTTGGAGATTGTCCTGTTTTTGAAGTTACTTTTTTTAAAGACGGAAATGTATATTTTTGGGGTAAAGAATACACTTTGGTAAAAGGTTTTTATAAATTTAAGTTAAAAGAGCCTCTATTAAAAAAATTGAATAATTTATTAAAAAAAACAACGTTTAAAAATTTTGAAAGCGCTAAAAATTCCGAAAAATTAAAAGACTATTCAAACACATTTATTACTTATAATGATGAGAAATTAATGGTAAAAGTTTGGATAGACATTCCTGATGAAATTGCTATTGCTTACGATTACATCGAAGGAATTTTAATTGAAAAAAAATTAATTGAATAAAGATGAAAAAAATCCCTATATATTTTGTTCCAGGATTGGCGGCAGGTCCCGAAATTTTCGAAAACTTAGAATTAGATCCCAAAAAATATCGTTTTTATTATTTAAAATGGATAAAACCTTTGGCATTAGAAGAAGACATCGATAACTATGCCTGTAGAATGAGTGACGAAATTAAAGAGAAAAATCCGGTTTTAGTAGGAGTTTCTTTTGGTGGAATTATGGTACAAGAAATGGCAAAATTTGTAAACCCTAGAAAAGTTATTATTATTTCTAGTATTAAAAATCAAGAAGAACTCCCAAAAAGATTCAAGTTTGCAAAATTCACAAAGGCTTATAAACTTTTTCCAACTGTTGTTGTAGAAAATTTCGAAGAATATGCACGCTACTTTTTAGGAAAATCTTTAAAGAAAAAAGCAATCTTGTATAAAAAATACCTTTCTGTTAGAAATAAAAAATACTTAAAATGGTCTATTTACAATATTATTAAGTGGCAGCAAATAAACCCATTAAAAGACGTTGTTCATATCCATGGTACAAAAGACACTGTTTTTCCATTAAAAAACATAAAAAATGCTATCGAAATTAAAGGAGGTACTCATGCAATGATATTAACAAAGGCTAAAAAAATATCTCAAATTATTGATGACGTTTTAACTTGTTAAACCAAAGTCATTTTCATATTTTTATGCTGTAAAATTGTAAAAATATATGAAAACTCCTCAACGTTATTTATCTCTATTAAGTGTAGCTATTGTTACTGCTGTTTTTTTTAATGCCATGCAAAAAACGGACACAAGTATTCCTACAGGTACAGATCCACAAACGCAAACGCATCCAATGTATAAGATAAAATCTTTAAAACTTCCAGAAAATTTAAATCTGGCTGGAGAAAGAGTGCCCATAGAGATTAAAGATGTGAAAGAGCGAATGGAAAGAGAATTATTGGTAAATACCTACTGGCAATCTAATGGTTTGTTGCTTATAAAACGTGCGAATAAATACTTTCCTGTTTTAGAACCTTTATTAAAAAAATACGGTTTACCAGACGATTTTAAGTTTTTAGCCTTAGCAGAAAGTGGTTTTATAGATGAAACTTCGTCTGCAGGAGCTGCAGGAATGTGGCATTTTATGAGAAAAACAGGAAGAGAATATGGTTTAGAAATAAACAGCAATGTCGATGAACGCTACCATATCGAAAAATCTACCAAAGTTGCTGCAGAATATTTAAAAAAATCGAAAGAACGTTTTAATTCTTGGACATTGGCTGCAGCTGCATATAATGCTGGAAATTATGGAATTGCTAAACGATTAGCAGCACAAGAGATAGATAATTATTACGATGCAAAACTACCTGATGAAACAGAAAGATATGTATTTAGAATTTTAGCTTTAAAAGAAATTATCTCGAATCCTAAAAAATATGGCTTTGTATTCGAAAAAGAAGATTTATATACTTTAGAAAAAACACGAACGATAAAAGTAGATACTGCAATTTCTAATATTATTCATTTTGCCAAAAAATTTGGTATGAATTATAAAGAGTTTAAAATTTATAACCCATGGTTAAGAGAGAATAAATTAAATAATAAAAGTAGAAAATTGTACGAGATTAAAATTCCTGTAAAGTAATGCTATTTATTATTCCGAAAAAAACTTTCTTTCCCTTTAAGAGTTGCCCACATAAAAAAAGCCTATCAAAAAAAAATTGATAGGCTTTTTGTTTAAAAAATTAACTAGTAATAAATATATATTATAATACTTTTACGTTTACTGCGTTTAATCCTTTTTTACCATCTTGTAAGTCAAATTCAACTTCGTCGTTTTCGCGAATTTCATCTACTAATCCTGACACATGTACAAAATGCTCTTTGTTGTTTCCTTCTTCAGTGATAAATCCGAATCCTTTAGACTCATTGAAAAATTTTACGGTACCTTTATTCATAATAATAATGTTAAATATGCTGCTTGTTTAATTACGAACAACATTTATTGAGTTGCAAAGATAGTGCCATTAATTGGAAAAATGCATTCTTATATCAATTAAAATAAAATAGAAAGCATAAAAAAAGCCTATCAAAAATTTGATAGGCTTTTAGATAAAACTTTAACTAGTAATAATAATATATAATTATATAACTCTTACGTTTACTGCGTTCAATCCTTTTCTTCCATCTTGTAAATCAAATTCAACTTCATCGTTTTCACGAATTTCATCAATTAAACCTGAAACATGTACAAAATGTTCTTTGTTGTTTCCTTCTTCAGTGATGAATCCGAATCCTTTAGATTCATTGAAAAATTTTACGGTACCTTTATTCATTGTAATAGTATTAAATGTGTTGTTTGTTTAATTACGAACAACGTTATTGAGTTACAAAGGTAGTGCCAATAAATTTAATTCACAAAAAATATTACAATTTAATACAAAATTAACTTAAAAACTGTTTACTAGGGTTTTAACTTCGTTAAATTCTTTAATAATACTGTCTAAAACTTCCTTTGCTGGTTTTATTTCGTGGATTAATCCTGCAATTTGCCCTATTTCTAATTCGCCTTCTTCTAAATCTCCTTCAAACATTCCTTTTTTAGCGCGTGCTCTACCCAATAGTTCTTTTAGTTGTTGTAAAGATGGTTTTTTCGAATATAGTTCTTGTACATCGTTATAAAATTTATTTTTTACCAAACGTACAGGAGCTAGCTCTTTTAAAGTTACATGTGTGTCGCCATCTTTTACGTTTACAATCGTTTGTTTAAAATTTTCGTGAGCCGAAGATTCTTCTGTTGCTGCAAATCTGCTTCCTATTTGAACGCCATCTGCACCTAAAACCATGGCTGCCAACATTCCTCGTCCAGAACCAATTCCTCCAGCTGCAATTACCGGTATTTTTACTTGCTCTTTTACCATGGGAATTAGTGTAAAGGTAGTGGTTTCTTCCCTTCCATTGTGTCCTCCAGCTTCAAAACCTTCACAAACTACGGCATCTACACCAGCTAATGCAGCTTTTAAAGCAAATTTTACAGAACTTACCACATGCACTACTATAATTTTTTTTTCTTTTAAAAAAGAAGTCCAAGTTTTTGGATTTCCAGCAGAAGTAAAAACAATTTTTACATCTTCTTCGATAAGAATATCCATAATTTTTTCGATATCTGGATACAACATAGGCACATTTACTCCAAAAGGTTTGTGTGTGGCTTTTTTACATTTTTGAATATGTTCACGCAAAACTTCTGGATACATAGAACCTGCACCAATTAAGCCCAAACCACCAGCATTAGAAACTGCAGATGCCAGTCTCCAACCAGAAACCCAAATCATTCCTCCTTGAATTACTGGATATTTTATGTTGAAAAGTTTCGTAATTTTATTTTCCATTATCGTTTTATAATTTTAAAAATTTTCTTCTGAAACCCCCAGATATCTTCTTGTTAACTGTAAAAAAAAATAATTAATAGAAATGGTATGTATTTTATAATTCTTTAAATGAATTATAAAAATATTATTTTAACTATGCAAGAAAAAGTTTTTAAGAAATAACTCCAGAACCTAACAATTCTTCGTTTTTATACCACGCCACAAATTGCCCTTCTTGAATGGCAGATTGTTTGTTTACAAACTGCACATACAAACCATTTTGTACTTTGTGTAAAGTCGCTTTTTCTAAAGCTTGCCTGTAACGAATTCTGGCTTCCACTTCCATTGTTTCTCCTGGTTTTAAAATTAAATCTTCTCGAATCCAGTGAATTTCTTCATTAGAAACCAACAAGGTATTTCTGTACAAACCTGGGTGGTTTTTTCCTTCTCCAGTATAAATAGTGTTGGTGTTTACATCGGTTTCTATAACATATAAAGCTTCTTTTGTGCCACCAACATTTAAGCCTTTACGTTGTCCTTTTGTAAAATAAT
Coding sequences:
- a CDS encoding rhomboid family intramembrane serine protease, which produces MNNRITDTIKHLIIINVIFFIAVKVVGLNLYDQLAIWFPENDHFKVWQVFTHMFMHHPTFYLHIIMNMFGLWMFGTPLEQKWGKKKFLFFYFSAGLGAVLLPWAIDFYQFNSLVEKLVANGFNKLEVLSILNEGKYNTGWENILSSQGLDTLTTIFYTKSVGASGAIMGLLAAFGINFPDSKLALIFLPIPIAAKYFIPVLLGYEMLSGIFGWSSVFGINVAHFAHLGGAIVGGLIAWYWKKNQFKIN
- a CDS encoding rhomboid family protein codes for the protein MSIINDIKSRYKGGNIVEKLIYINIAVFVITLLISILQGLYNNEGNFIVEWFSLDDDYNTLFIKPWTIISYGFLHGGFIHILFNLIALYFIGNLFIQYFTQKQLLNFYLLGTLSGGILYVFSQNYFPIFEGKSSYLVGASAGISAIFIGIATYMPNYQLKIPLIGFIKVWHLAAIWVGFDILGLIGDNAGGNFAHLGGSLFGFLYVYKASNKELNLWGSISSWFEKKEKPLKTVHKSGNKKQQKSKNNTPNQQQIDAILDKISKSGYDTLTKSEKEFLFKQGKR
- a CDS encoding endonuclease/exonuclease/phosphatase family protein; the encoded protein is MKNLSFIDKIFYLLNSLLATLLLLSYLLPFISPSTIPFFAVLSLFVPVLIIINLVFFVYWLIKLKKQAFLSAFVLIIGWFSSPPFYKISSRSSSLNSDVKVMSYNVKAFDLFTNKKNDAETENTGFTFIKDKDPDILAIQEYYQSTKILLSYPYKFIKRKNDKGKFGMAIYSKYKIVNSGSLDFKNTSNNIIYADVVKQKDTIRVYNLHLESLRIKPNEENFGQENSEKLLKRVTNSFKKQVEQTNLFLTHEQQWKGKKIICGDFNNTAYSWVYNQITKSKKDAFTEAGQGLGKTFNYWFPMRIDFILTDENAIVNQFKSFSEKFSDHFPIQAKINWK
- a CDS encoding IS982 family transposase — encoded protein: MIIYSKITEIFCLVDEFCKEYDQIVSKHLLGNPSKRPSVMSNSEVITITILFQLSGFRTFKHFYVYYLQKHMQDDFPATVSYNRFTELMQQNLMPMTLFLKTCCLGNSTGISFVDSTPVRVCSPKRIKNNKVFKGIATTGKSTIGWFHGFKLHIVINDKGEILNFCITQANVDDRTPLKKKSFLDKIYGKLYADKGYVGKDLMQLLFADGLHLITHIKNNMKNSLMTMSDKILLRKRSVIETVNDELKNICQIEHSRHRSFTNFLSNIIAGLIAYSFLPKKPAIKYQTVKSNQLTIY
- a CDS encoding antibiotic biosynthesis monooxygenase family protein, with amino-acid sequence MMVNHLTPTYYAVIFSTILTEDISGYVEMSKKMELLAKQQKGYLGLESARNEIGITVSYWQTLEDIVAWKNNIEHTEARGLGREKWYKKYQLRICKVEREYGFEKNLEV
- a CDS encoding GNAT family N-acetyltransferase, with the protein product MIFETERLIVRKLIIDDLEGFHELESNSNVLKYATGEVKNFLDNKKELNDLLKKYDKKNNNFWIYAVENKLRKEFVGTVALVKDGADDEIGYRFLEKYWNNGFGLEICKGLISYCKKLKKPKIIGYVVDNNIASAKILKKCNFIVVDEFVNDNNLKETKYQLIL
- the mtaB gene encoding tRNA (N(6)-L-threonylcarbamoyladenosine(37)-C(2))-methylthiotransferase MtaB, whose translation is MNAKKKVAFYTLGCKLNFSETSTIARNFVNEGFERVNFDTKADVYVINTCSVTDNADKRFKSIVKNAIKKNDEAFLIAVGCYAQLKPEELANVNGVDLVLGATEKFNVTSYINDLTKNDVGEVYSCEISNADFYVGSYSIGDRTRAFLKVQDGCDYKCTYCTIPLARGISRSDTLENVITNAKEIASKGIKEIVLTGVNIGDYGKGEFGNKKHEHTFLELVKALDKVNGIHRLRISSIEPNLLKDETIDFVSKSNSFVPHFHIPLQSGSDELLKKMKRRYLRKTYTDRVAKIKEVMPNACIGVDVIVGFPGETDELFLETYNYLNNLDISYLHVFTYSERPNTEAINMEGVVAKKVRAKRSKMLRGLSAKKRRAFYESQLGNTLIALFESENKEGYIYGFTENYVKVKTPWNPNLVNTLHTITLTEIDDDGLVRFNFAKEKALL
- a CDS encoding DUF6438 domain-containing protein; this translates as MKIYSILIFLFILSCHQAKSVKEKNNEQKPSVGKEVEAVKLKKEILYTNLLVVLKNPEDFNKIKTELKNSNLSIDKIIANNKTYKAVTVKVPADKTSFWIDNFTKTGNFSSVEINTETALKKVNYFSKKRLVSVVKTPCFGDCPVFEVTFFKDGNVYFWGKEYTLVKGFYKFKLKEPLLKKLNNLLKKTTFKNFESAKNSEKLKDYSNTFITYNDEKLMVKVWIDIPDEIAIAYDYIEGILIEKKLIE
- a CDS encoding alpha/beta hydrolase — protein: MKKIPIYFVPGLAAGPEIFENLELDPKKYRFYYLKWIKPLALEEDIDNYACRMSDEIKEKNPVLVGVSFGGIMVQEMAKFVNPRKVIIISSIKNQEELPKRFKFAKFTKAYKLFPTVVVENFEEYARYFLGKSLKKKAILYKKYLSVRNKKYLKWSIYNIIKWQQINPLKDVVHIHGTKDTVFPLKNIKNAIEIKGGTHAMILTKAKKISQIIDDVLTC
- a CDS encoding lytic transglycosylase domain-containing protein, producing the protein MKTPQRYLSLLSVAIVTAVFFNAMQKTDTSIPTGTDPQTQTHPMYKIKSLKLPENLNLAGERVPIEIKDVKERMERELLVNTYWQSNGLLLIKRANKYFPVLEPLLKKYGLPDDFKFLALAESGFIDETSSAGAAGMWHFMRKTGREYGLEINSNVDERYHIEKSTKVAAEYLKKSKERFNSWTLAAAAYNAGNYGIAKRLAAQEIDNYYDAKLPDETERYVFRILALKEIISNPKKYGFVFEKEDLYTLEKTRTIKVDTAISNIIHFAKKFGMNYKEFKIYNPWLRENKLNNKSRKLYEIKIPVK
- a CDS encoding cold-shock protein — translated: MNKGTVKFFNESKGFGFITEEGNNKEHFVHVSGLVDEIRENDEVEFDLQDGKKGLNAVNVKVL
- a CDS encoding cold-shock protein, whose product is MNKGTVKFFNESKGFGFITEEGNNKEHFVHVSGLIDEIRENDEVEFDLQDGRKGLNAVNVRVI
- a CDS encoding NAD(P)H-dependent flavin oxidoreductase, producing MENKITKLFNIKYPVIQGGMIWVSGWRLASAVSNAGGLGLIGAGSMYPEVLREHIQKCKKATHKPFGVNVPMLYPDIEKIMDILIEEDVKIVFTSAGNPKTWTSFLKEKKIIVVHVVSSVKFALKAALAGVDAVVCEGFEAGGHNGREETTTFTLIPMVKEQVKIPVIAAGGIGSGRGMLAAMVLGADGVQIGSRFAATEESSAHENFKQTIVNVKDGDTHVTLKELAPVRLVKNKFYNDVQELYSKKPSLQQLKELLGRARAKKGMFEGDLEEGELEIGQIAGLIHEIKPAKEVLDSIIKEFNEVKTLVNSF